Proteins encoded within one genomic window of Sphingomonas sp. KRR8:
- a CDS encoding hemolysin family protein, which translates to MSAQLLPFPWLDLVLIIALVALNGVLSMSELAIVSARDARLKALAKAGSGGARTALALASDPGRFLSTVQTGITLIGVLAGAYSGASMGEPTSQRLVLLGIEPALAHKLGFGLVIVVTTFVSLIVGELVPKQFALRSPEPIAVVMARPMYWLSRATAPFVWFLDKTSGAIFALLGLKRENENQVTAEELHLVVAEAQSAGVLEESERAIISGIVRLADRPVREVMTPRTEIDWIDINSTPEELREALKDTPHSRLPVAEGSVEKIVGVVQTRDLLDAALDGRPLDLRQLSRKAPVIPDVMDAMDALTVLRSAEVPLALVHDEYGHLDGICTPGSLLAALAGAFRSDGEDDDPPAVERDDGSWLLSGAANADLLEDRLGLNMPAERDYSTVAGFALSVLKRLPTTGETFEHLGWKFEIVDMDGRKIDKLIATGPKRKREVEEEEA; encoded by the coding sequence ATGAGCGCCCAACTGCTCCCATTTCCCTGGCTCGACCTGGTTTTGATCATCGCGCTGGTGGCGCTGAATGGCGTCCTGTCGATGAGCGAGCTGGCGATCGTGTCGGCGCGCGACGCGCGCCTGAAGGCGCTGGCCAAGGCCGGCAGCGGCGGCGCCCGCACGGCGCTGGCCCTCGCCTCCGACCCGGGGCGCTTCCTGTCCACCGTGCAGACCGGAATCACCCTGATCGGCGTGCTTGCGGGGGCCTATTCCGGCGCCAGCATGGGTGAACCGACGTCGCAGCGGCTGGTGCTGCTGGGGATCGAGCCCGCGCTGGCGCACAAGCTCGGCTTCGGGCTGGTGATCGTGGTCACCACCTTTGTCTCGCTGATCGTCGGCGAGCTGGTGCCCAAGCAATTTGCCCTGCGCAGCCCCGAGCCGATTGCGGTGGTGATGGCCCGGCCGATGTACTGGCTGAGCCGCGCGACGGCGCCGTTCGTCTGGTTCCTCGACAAGACCAGCGGCGCGATCTTCGCCCTGCTCGGACTGAAGCGCGAGAATGAGAACCAGGTCACGGCCGAGGAGCTGCACCTCGTGGTTGCCGAGGCGCAGAGCGCCGGCGTGCTGGAGGAAAGCGAACGGGCAATCATCAGCGGCATCGTCCGGCTGGCTGACCGGCCGGTGCGCGAAGTGATGACGCCCCGCACGGAGATCGACTGGATCGACATCAACAGCACCCCCGAGGAACTGCGCGAGGCGCTGAAGGACACGCCGCACAGCCGTCTGCCGGTGGCGGAAGGGTCGGTCGAGAAGATTGTCGGGGTGGTGCAGACCCGCGACCTGCTCGACGCGGCGTTAGATGGGCGCCCGCTCGACCTCAGGCAGCTTTCCCGCAAGGCGCCGGTCATTCCGGACGTGATGGACGCGATGGATGCGCTGACCGTGCTGCGTTCGGCTGAGGTGCCGCTGGCGCTGGTGCATGACGAATATGGTCACCTCGACGGCATCTGCACGCCCGGTTCGCTGCTGGCGGCGCTGGCGGGCGCCTTCCGCTCGGACGGGGAGGACGACGATCCTCCGGCGGTGGAGCGGGACGATGGCAGCTGGCTGTTGTCGGGAGCGGCCAACGCCGACCTGCTGGAGGACCGGCTTGGCCTCAACATGCCGGCCGAGCGCGACTATTCGACGGTGGCGGGATTTGCCCTGTCGGTGCTCAAGCGGCTGCCGACGACCGGCGAGACCTTCGAACACCTCGGCTGGAAGTTCGAGATCGTCGACATGGACGGCCGCAAGATCGACAAGCTGATCGCCACCGGGCCCAAGCGGAAGCGCGAAGTCGAGGAAGAAGAGGCCTAG
- a CDS encoding VOC family protein, which produces MARMIFVNLPVTDLDRSKAFYEALGFRNEPKFSNENAAMMQLSDEIAVMLLTHQFYSTFTPRPIAPPHGTSQVLLCISCDSPEEVDRITDAAKAAGGKTDLSPIDQTKGGPMYGRDFEDPDGHQWEPMWMDPTFAEQGAHPVETVEA; this is translated from the coding sequence ATGGCGCGAATGATCTTTGTGAACTTGCCGGTGACCGATCTCGACCGGTCCAAGGCCTTCTACGAGGCCCTTGGCTTCCGCAACGAGCCGAAGTTCTCGAACGAGAATGCGGCCATGATGCAGCTTAGTGACGAGATCGCCGTCATGCTGCTGACCCACCAATTCTATTCGACCTTCACCCCGCGTCCGATCGCGCCTCCGCATGGCACCAGCCAGGTCCTGCTGTGCATTTCCTGCGACAGCCCGGAGGAGGTCGACCGGATTACCGACGCGGCCAAGGCCGCCGGTGGAAAGACGGACCTTTCCCCGATCGACCAGACCAAGGGCGGTCCGATGTATGGCCGGGATTTCGAAGATCCGGACGGCCACCAGTGGGAGCCGATGTGGATGGACCCGACCTTCGCGGAGCAGGGCGCGCACCCGGTCGAAACGGTGGAGGCCTGA
- the cobT gene encoding cobaltochelatase subunit CobT, with the protein MAETTPLDRFRQVLAGAARAIAQDPEVEVAFASESGATGGRVARVVSPGPGLNPRLVAEARGGADAVALRLRHHNDKLHNGQAPLDPEARAVFDALESARIEALGARAMPGVRENLAALTESRVRTDPITRARSMEEVPLATALNLLARERLTGEEPPAAANAGLSLVREWIEERAGGDLDALALALDDQSAFASLARKLLEDLELASADDRAEEEPDEGGEDEQGEESGEDDSENPEDDQSPSAGEMEQRAEEEQQEAEDEDVSAEDSEDSDSMPGEEGDESSVPRPNRRSTEPELAGDYRAFTTRFDEVVEAPDLCDEEELNRLRAYLDQQMGSLSSVVTRLANRLQRRLMAQQARSWDFDQEEGLLDAGRLARVIVSPGHSLSYKIERETDFKDTVVSLLIDNSGSMRGRPISIAAICADILARTLERCGVATEVLGFTTRAWKGGQSRESWLSEGRPPNPGRLNDLRHIIYKRGDEPYRHSRRNLGLMMREGLLKENIDGEALLWAHNRLIARSEERRILMVISDGAPVDDSTASANGGAYLEKHLRQVIGYIENRSPVELAAIGIGHDVTRYYRRAVTIMDAEQLGGALVEQLAALFDQG; encoded by the coding sequence ATGGCCGAAACCACGCCGCTCGACCGCTTTCGCCAGGTGCTGGCCGGGGCGGCCCGCGCGATCGCGCAGGACCCGGAGGTGGAGGTCGCCTTCGCTTCCGAGAGCGGCGCTACCGGCGGGCGCGTCGCGCGGGTGGTGTCGCCCGGGCCGGGGCTCAACCCGCGGCTGGTGGCCGAGGCACGGGGCGGTGCTGACGCGGTGGCGCTCAGGCTGCGGCACCATAATGACAAGCTGCACAACGGGCAGGCGCCGTTAGATCCCGAGGCCCGGGCGGTGTTCGACGCCTTGGAGAGCGCGCGGATCGAAGCGCTCGGCGCGCGGGCGATGCCGGGTGTGCGGGAAAATCTCGCGGCGCTCACCGAAAGCCGGGTGCGGACCGACCCGATCACCCGCGCCCGTTCAATGGAAGAAGTTCCGCTGGCGACCGCCCTCAACCTGCTCGCGCGCGAGCGGCTGACCGGTGAGGAACCACCGGCGGCGGCCAATGCCGGCCTGTCGCTGGTGCGTGAGTGGATCGAGGAGCGTGCAGGGGGGGACCTCGACGCCCTGGCGCTCGCATTGGACGATCAGTCGGCCTTCGCTTCACTGGCTCGCAAGCTGCTCGAGGACCTCGAACTCGCCTCGGCCGATGACCGGGCGGAGGAAGAGCCTGACGAGGGCGGCGAGGACGAGCAGGGGGAGGAATCGGGCGAGGACGACAGCGAGAATCCGGAGGACGACCAGAGCCCGTCCGCGGGCGAGATGGAGCAGCGCGCCGAGGAGGAGCAGCAGGAAGCGGAAGACGAGGACGTCTCCGCCGAGGACTCCGAAGATTCGGACTCCATGCCCGGGGAGGAGGGCGACGAGAGCAGCGTCCCGCGTCCGAATCGCCGCTCAACGGAGCCGGAACTGGCTGGGGACTATCGCGCCTTCACCACCCGCTTCGATGAAGTCGTCGAAGCGCCGGACCTGTGCGACGAGGAGGAGCTCAACCGCCTCCGGGCCTACCTCGACCAGCAGATGGGCTCGCTGTCGAGCGTGGTGACGCGCCTCGCCAACCGGCTTCAGCGGCGATTGATGGCGCAACAGGCGCGCAGCTGGGATTTCGACCAGGAGGAGGGGCTGCTGGACGCCGGGCGGCTGGCGCGGGTGATCGTCTCACCGGGCCATTCCCTGAGCTACAAGATCGAGCGCGAGACAGACTTCAAGGATACGGTGGTCAGTCTGCTGATCGACAATTCGGGGTCGATGCGCGGGCGGCCGATCTCCATCGCGGCGATCTGCGCCGACATCCTGGCGCGCACGCTGGAACGTTGCGGGGTGGCGACCGAGGTGCTGGGCTTCACCACCCGGGCCTGGAAGGGCGGGCAGAGCCGCGAATCCTGGCTGAGCGAGGGACGGCCGCCCAACCCGGGACGGCTCAACGACCTTCGGCACATCATCTACAAGCGTGGGGACGAGCCCTATCGCCATTCGCGCCGCAACCTCGGGCTGATGATGCGGGAAGGGCTACTTAAGGAGAATATCGACGGCGAAGCGCTGTTGTGGGCGCATAATCGCCTGATCGCCCGGTCCGAGGAGCGGCGGATCCTGATGGTGATCAGCGACGGCGCTCCGGTCGACGATTCTACGGCCAGCGCGAACGGTGGCGCCTATCTGGAGAAGCATCTTCGGCAGGTGATCGGCTATATCGAGAATCGCTCGCCGGTGGAGTTGGCGGCGATCGGGATCGGCCATGACGTGACGCGCTATTACCGGCGCGCGGTGACCATCATGGATGCCGAACAGCTGGGCGGCGCGCTGGTGGAGCAACTGGCGGCGTTGTTCGATCAGGGCTGA
- the rpmB gene encoding 50S ribosomal protein L28 — translation MSRVCELTGKGRQVGNNVSHANNKTKRTFLPNLQNVTLISDSLGKSVKLRVSTHGLRSVEHVGGLDNWLEKTNAEKLSPTARKLKRELAKKATAAA, via the coding sequence ATGTCGCGCGTTTGCGAGCTGACCGGCAAGGGCCGGCAGGTGGGTAACAACGTTTCCCACGCCAACAACAAGACCAAGCGGACCTTTCTGCCGAACCTGCAGAACGTCACGCTGATCAGCGATTCGCTGGGCAAGAGCGTCAAGCTGCGCGTCTCGACCCACGGCCTGCGCTCGGTCGAGCATGTTGGCGGCCTCGACAACTGGCTCGAGAAGACCAACGCCGAGAAGCTGTCGCCGACCGCCCGCAAGCTCAAGCGTGAGCTGGCGAAGAAGGCGACTGCGGCCGCCTAA
- the purD gene encoding phosphoribosylamine--glycine ligase, whose protein sequence is MDILLLGSGGREDALAWAMRQSPSCGKLLAAPGNPGIARWADCVAIDPTDPDMVVSLAKREGIGLIVVGPEAPLVAGVADACRAAGIPVFGPNAAAAALEGSKGFTKDLCASEGIPTADYVRTDRMTEALDALDRFGLPVVVKADGLAAGKGVTVAFSRDDAEAAIRVAGDGPLVIEEFLDGEEASLFALVDGDTAIFLASAQDHKRVGEGDTGPNTGGMGAYSPARVLTPELEEAAMDLIVRPTARAMAERGTPFSGVLYAGLMLTADGPKLIEYNVRFGDPECEVIMPRIDGDVAALLHAVATGRLAEIEAPRLKDSVAATVVIAAEGYPGTPRKGGTIDGIEAAEREHGVTVFHAGTARHGSGALLATGGRVLAVTAIGRTLAEARARAYRGVDAIDFADGFHRRDIGWRELARTSA, encoded by the coding sequence ATCGACATTCTTCTGCTGGGTTCGGGCGGACGCGAGGATGCGCTTGCGTGGGCAATGCGGCAAAGCCCCAGCTGCGGCAAGCTGCTGGCGGCACCGGGTAATCCCGGCATCGCCCGCTGGGCCGACTGCGTCGCGATCGATCCCACCGACCCGGATATGGTGGTCTCTTTGGCCAAGCGCGAGGGCATCGGCCTGATCGTGGTCGGACCCGAGGCGCCGCTCGTCGCCGGAGTCGCCGACGCCTGCCGTGCCGCGGGCATTCCCGTGTTCGGGCCCAACGCCGCCGCCGCCGCTCTGGAGGGCAGCAAGGGCTTCACCAAGGACCTGTGCGCGAGCGAGGGCATCCCGACCGCCGATTATGTCCGCACCGATCGGATGACCGAGGCGCTGGACGCGCTCGACCGCTTTGGCCTGCCGGTCGTGGTCAAGGCCGACGGCCTCGCCGCCGGCAAGGGCGTCACCGTCGCCTTCAGCCGCGACGATGCCGAGGCCGCCATCCGCGTGGCCGGCGACGGGCCGCTGGTGATCGAGGAATTCCTCGACGGCGAGGAAGCCAGCCTGTTTGCGCTGGTCGACGGCGACACCGCCATTTTCCTGGCCAGCGCGCAGGACCACAAGCGCGTCGGCGAAGGCGACACCGGCCCCAATACCGGCGGCATGGGGGCCTATTCTCCCGCCCGTGTGCTGACCCCCGAACTGGAGGAAGCGGCAATGGACCTGATCGTCCGTCCGACCGCTCGCGCCATGGCCGAGCGGGGAACGCCCTTCAGCGGGGTGCTTTATGCTGGTCTGATGCTGACCGCCGACGGACCCAAGCTGATCGAATATAATGTCCGCTTCGGGGATCCGGAATGCGAGGTGATCATGCCGCGCATCGACGGCGACGTCGCCGCCCTGCTCCACGCGGTGGCCACCGGTCGCCTGGCCGAGATCGAGGCGCCGAGGCTCAAGGACTCGGTGGCGGCTACGGTAGTCATCGCCGCCGAGGGTTACCCCGGCACGCCGCGCAAGGGCGGGACGATCGACGGAATCGAAGCCGCCGAACGCGAGCACGGCGTTACCGTCTTCCACGCTGGCACGGCCCGCCACGGCTCGGGCGCGCTGCTTGCCACGGGCGGGCGGGTGCTGGCGGTGACCGCCATTGGCCGGACGCTGGCCGAGGCCCGCGCCCGTGCCTATCGCGGCGTCGATGCCATCGATTTCGCCGACGGCTTCCACCGCCGTGACATCGGCTGGCGCGAACTGGCGCGGACCAGCGCATGA
- a CDS encoding VOC family protein produces MANPAGSFIWYELMSPDPDASKAFYDAVVGWDIEPQPAGDLDYRMIRRSDGGNAGGVLRLDSAMQEHGARPAWLGYLFVDDVDQAVAGAAADGASTIMPPWSVPGIGRMAMIADPTGAPMYLMKPEAPAGQADATSDVFSVDQPQHVRWNELSSSDSDRALDFYSQHFGWRQEGAFDMGPAGPYRFLYHGDVRFGAVMGLMPHVPASRWTYFLGVDDIDRATAALNEGGGTVIAGPHQIPGGEYTVMATDPHGAAFGIVGPRKEGAAA; encoded by the coding sequence ATGGCTAATCCTGCTGGCAGCTTCATCTGGTATGAGCTGATGAGCCCCGATCCCGATGCGTCGAAGGCGTTCTATGACGCGGTGGTCGGCTGGGACATCGAGCCGCAGCCGGCCGGTGACTTGGACTATCGCATGATCCGGCGATCGGACGGCGGCAATGCCGGTGGCGTGCTGCGCCTGGACTCGGCCATGCAGGAGCATGGCGCGCGGCCGGCGTGGCTCGGATATCTCTTCGTCGACGACGTGGATCAGGCGGTCGCTGGTGCGGCGGCGGATGGCGCCTCGACGATCATGCCGCCCTGGTCGGTGCCGGGCATCGGCCGGATGGCGATGATCGCCGACCCGACCGGCGCCCCGATGTACCTGATGAAGCCCGAGGCCCCGGCCGGTCAGGCCGACGCGACCAGCGACGTCTTTTCGGTCGACCAGCCCCAGCACGTCCGCTGGAACGAGCTGTCGAGCAGTGATTCCGACCGCGCGCTCGACTTCTACAGTCAGCATTTCGGCTGGCGGCAGGAGGGCGCGTTCGACATGGGGCCAGCCGGACCCTACCGCTTTCTCTACCACGGGGACGTGCGCTTCGGCGCGGTCATGGGCCTGATGCCGCACGTTCCGGCGAGCCGCTGGACCTACTTCCTCGGGGTCGATGACATCGACCGTGCCACCGCTGCGCTGAACGAAGGCGGCGGAACCGTGATCGCCGGACCGCACCAGATTCCGGGCGGCGAATATACCGTCATGGCCACCGATCCGCACGGCGCGGCCTTCGGGATCGTCGGCCCGCGCAAGGAAGGAGCGGCGGCATGA
- the cobS gene encoding cobaltochelatase subunit CobS, with translation MADLSNETQIPTGETLMSAPDKMLKVRDAFGIDSDMEVPAFSEADERVPDLDPAYVFDPDTTLAICAGFARNRRVMVQGYHGTGKSTHIEQVAARLKWPCIRINLDAHISRIDLIGRDAIVLRDGQQVTEFREGLLPWALQHPVALVFDEYDAGRPDVMFVIQRVLEVEGKLTLLDQNRVIRPNPFFRLFATTNTIGLGDTTGLYHGTQAINQGQMDRWNIVTTLNYLPAQVEAQIVLAKSGEYDKADGRQTVERMIKVADLSRQAFINGDISTVMSPRTVISWAQNALIFGDVGFAFRVSFLNKCDEAERPLIAEMYQRVFGKDLPESVAGKA, from the coding sequence ATGGCCGACCTCTCCAACGAAACCCAGATTCCCACGGGCGAGACGCTGATGAGCGCGCCCGACAAGATGCTGAAAGTGCGCGACGCGTTCGGCATCGACAGCGACATGGAGGTCCCGGCTTTCTCGGAGGCCGACGAGCGGGTCCCCGACCTCGACCCCGCTTATGTGTTTGACCCGGACACCACGTTGGCGATCTGCGCCGGCTTTGCCCGCAACCGCCGGGTGATGGTCCAGGGCTATCACGGCACTGGCAAGTCGACCCATATCGAGCAGGTCGCCGCCCGGCTGAAATGGCCGTGCATCCGGATCAACCTCGACGCGCACATCAGCCGCATCGACCTCATTGGCCGCGACGCGATCGTGCTTCGCGACGGCCAGCAGGTGACCGAATTCCGCGAAGGCCTGCTGCCGTGGGCGCTGCAGCATCCGGTGGCCCTGGTGTTCGACGAATATGACGCAGGTCGGCCGGACGTGATGTTCGTGATCCAGCGCGTGCTGGAGGTCGAGGGCAAGCTGACCCTGCTCGACCAGAATCGAGTGATCCGGCCCAACCCCTTTTTCCGCCTGTTCGCCACGACCAACACGATCGGGCTGGGCGATACCACGGGCCTCTATCACGGCACCCAGGCGATCAATCAGGGGCAGATGGACCGCTGGAACATCGTCACCACGCTCAACTATCTGCCGGCGCAGGTCGAGGCGCAGATCGTGCTCGCCAAGTCGGGCGAATATGACAAGGCCGACGGCCGCCAGACGGTGGAACGGATGATCAAGGTCGCCGACCTGTCGCGCCAAGCCTTCATCAATGGCGACATTTCCACCGTGATGAGTCCGCGCACCGTGATCAGCTGGGCGCAGAACGCCTTGATCTTCGGCGATGTCGGCTTCGCCTTCCGGGTGAGCTTCCTCAACAAGTGCGATGAGGCCGAGCGGCCGCTGATCGCCGAGATGTACCAGCGCGTGTTCGGCAAGGACCTGCCGGAGAGCGTGGCCGGCAAGGCTTAG
- a CDS encoding nucleoside deaminase: MAFPLPMPMRRALDLAAEAARAGEVPVGAVVSRGETIVAEGRNMMRQGLDPTAHAEMVAIRAAAAALGSPRLDGCTLWVSLEPCAMCAGAIALARFDALRFAAEDPKGGGVVHGARVFAQDTCHHRPDVLGGLGEAEAAAQLRDFFLARR, encoded by the coding sequence ATGGCCTTTCCGTTGCCAATGCCGATGCGCCGCGCGCTGGACCTCGCCGCCGAAGCGGCGCGGGCGGGCGAGGTGCCGGTCGGCGCGGTGGTGAGCCGGGGCGAGACGATCGTCGCGGAAGGGCGCAACATGATGCGCCAGGGCCTCGACCCGACCGCCCATGCCGAGATGGTCGCGATCCGCGCGGCCGCCGCGGCGCTGGGCAGTCCGCGCCTGGACGGCTGCACTTTGTGGGTCAGCCTGGAGCCTTGCGCGATGTGCGCCGGAGCGATCGCCCTGGCGCGGTTCGACGCACTGCGCTTCGCCGCGGAGGACCCGAAGGGCGGCGGGGTCGTGCATGGCGCACGGGTGTTCGCGCAAGACACCTGCCATCACCGGCCCGACGTGCTGGGCGGGCTGGGCGAAGCCGAGGCGGCGGCCCAGCTGCGCGACTTCTTCCTCGCCCGTCGCTGA
- a CDS encoding esterase-like activity of phytase family protein: MRRRILLVLTAAAIAVLPGDGGQELPNRKPLPDAVAAVRFTPLRLKAGPALGPVRLLGAWTVTSPDRRFFGLSALSVTNTGLLAQNDSGVVIRLPRPGMAASASLHDLPAGPGYATFKKYRDSEGLLRAADGGWFVTFEYRDSLWHFDRDFRRGQRVVDLRAMHWPRNEGVEALVGAPRGGLLLLPETRRGALLLRGGKATLLPLAGRTGGLSDAVTLPDGRIVVAVRELGLGITNRLAWLKPDGLGYRLEPFATLPLGWLDNVEGLAAEPMAGGGTRLWAVTDNDGWRRTVLLEMILPPAPRAATR; the protein is encoded by the coding sequence TTGCGCCGCCGGATACTGCTGGTCCTGACGGCCGCCGCGATCGCCGTGCTACCGGGTGATGGCGGACAGGAACTCCCCAATCGCAAGCCGCTCCCCGATGCGGTCGCCGCGGTGCGGTTCACGCCCCTGCGGTTGAAGGCCGGGCCGGCACTCGGGCCGGTGCGGCTGCTCGGGGCATGGACCGTGACGTCGCCCGACCGGCGTTTCTTCGGGCTGTCGGCCCTAAGCGTGACGAACACGGGTCTGCTGGCCCAGAACGATTCCGGCGTGGTCATTCGCCTGCCCAGACCAGGCATGGCCGCATCGGCCAGCCTCCACGACCTGCCTGCCGGGCCCGGCTACGCCACCTTCAAGAAGTATCGCGACAGCGAGGGCCTGCTGCGCGCGGCGGATGGCGGCTGGTTCGTCACCTTCGAATACCGCGATTCGCTATGGCACTTCGACCGCGATTTCCGGCGCGGACAGCGGGTGGTGGACCTGCGCGCCATGCACTGGCCGAGGAACGAGGGAGTGGAGGCGCTGGTCGGCGCACCTCGCGGCGGGCTGCTGCTGTTGCCCGAAACGAGGCGAGGGGCGCTGTTGCTGCGGGGCGGCAAGGCGACCTTGCTGCCGCTTGCCGGTCGGACCGGCGGACTATCGGATGCGGTGACGCTGCCTGACGGCCGGATCGTGGTGGCGGTGCGCGAGCTTGGGCTGGGGATCACCAACCGGCTGGCGTGGCTCAAACCCGACGGCCTCGGCTATCGGCTGGAGCCGTTCGCGACGCTGCCGCTGGGCTGGCTCGACAATGTCGAGGGGCTGGCCGCCGAGCCGATGGCGGGTGGTGGCACGCGGCTATGGGCCGTCACGGACAATGACGGCTGGCGGCGGACCGTGCTGCTGGAGATGATATTGCCGCCCGCACCGCGAGCGGCGACGCGTTAG
- a CDS encoding glutathione S-transferase family protein, producing the protein MPLVENAAIEITTFGWVPPFARGQVRDLRVRWALEEVGLDYQVRTVGPIPPGYEREQPFGQVPAYREGDLQLFESGAIVQHIGEKDERLLPRDPVARARAIQWSYAALNSVEPYVMGYAALSAFYPDQEWAKLRKPSAREELGKRLGKVAEWLGDKQWLEGDRFSIGDLLMIAVLRIMGDEGGPVAEHPTLDAYRARGIARPPFRQALADQLALYADQPKGNAA; encoded by the coding sequence ATGCCGCTGGTTGAAAACGCCGCCATCGAGATCACCACCTTCGGCTGGGTCCCGCCCTTCGCGCGCGGCCAGGTCCGCGACCTGCGCGTTCGCTGGGCGCTGGAGGAAGTGGGGCTCGACTATCAGGTCCGCACGGTCGGTCCGATCCCGCCAGGCTATGAGCGCGAGCAGCCGTTCGGACAGGTGCCTGCTTACCGCGAAGGCGATCTCCAGCTGTTCGAGAGCGGCGCGATCGTCCAGCACATCGGTGAAAAGGACGAGCGCCTGTTGCCCCGCGATCCGGTCGCCCGGGCCCGCGCGATCCAGTGGAGCTATGCCGCGCTGAACAGCGTCGAGCCCTACGTCATGGGTTATGCCGCGTTGAGCGCGTTCTACCCGGACCAGGAATGGGCGAAGCTCAGGAAGCCGAGCGCCAGGGAGGAACTGGGCAAGCGGCTCGGCAAGGTCGCGGAGTGGCTGGGCGACAAGCAGTGGCTGGAAGGCGATCGCTTCTCCATCGGTGACCTGCTGATGATTGCCGTGCTGCGGATCATGGGCGACGAGGGTGGTCCGGTGGCCGAGCATCCGACCCTGGACGCCTACCGCGCGCGGGGAATCGCCCGCCCCCCCTTCCGCCAAGCGCTGGCCGACCAGCTGGCGCTCTACGCCGACCAGCCGAAGGGAAATGCGGCATGA
- a CDS encoding helix-turn-helix domain-containing protein, with translation MIGERWALIVLRELLLGPRRFSDLRADIPGISANVLTQRLAELEERGLVRRTRLPPPAAREVYEATAWGLEAEPVIQALGRWAARSPRHDPTLPLSAVSILMSFRTMINEQRAKGADLRIGFRFGAETFTARVKKGRIKVARGPMDDCDGIITAKPTELAGVVYGGAPLELLGTEGNEAAIRRFVTLFTLPPKVETPSVAS, from the coding sequence TTGATCGGCGAGCGTTGGGCGCTGATCGTGCTGCGGGAGCTCCTGCTCGGGCCGCGCCGCTTTTCCGACTTGCGCGCCGACATTCCCGGGATAAGCGCCAACGTCCTGACCCAGCGTCTCGCCGAGCTGGAGGAGCGCGGCCTGGTTCGCCGCACCCGCTTGCCCCCGCCGGCCGCGCGCGAGGTCTATGAGGCGACCGCTTGGGGCCTGGAGGCAGAGCCGGTGATCCAGGCGCTCGGTCGCTGGGCGGCGCGTTCGCCTCGGCACGACCCGACCTTGCCGTTGTCGGCCGTGTCCATCCTGATGAGCTTCCGCACGATGATCAACGAGCAGCGGGCGAAGGGCGCCGATCTCCGCATCGGCTTCCGCTTCGGGGCGGAGACCTTCACCGCGCGGGTGAAGAAGGGCCGCATCAAGGTCGCGCGGGGCCCGATGGACGATTGCGACGGGATCATCACCGCCAAGCCGACGGAGCTCGCCGGAGTGGTCTATGGCGGTGCGCCGCTGGAGCTGCTGGGGACGGAAGGGAACGAGGCTGCAATACGGCGGTTCGTGACCCTCTTCACCCTGCCGCCGAAGGTTGAGACGCCTTCCGTAGCCAGCTAA
- a CDS encoding DUF1428 domain-containing protein codes for MTYVDGFVIPVKLADKQAFIDHARAADQLLINEGALRIVECWPEDVPEGKQTDFYRSVATQEGETACFSWIEWPDKATRDRAFAKMMENEDLMAIPVPFDGKRMIFGGFEPIVVLEKGNG; via the coding sequence ATGACCTATGTTGATGGCTTCGTGATCCCGGTGAAGCTCGCGGACAAGCAGGCATTCATCGATCATGCTCGTGCGGCCGACCAGTTGCTGATCAACGAGGGCGCGCTGCGCATCGTCGAATGCTGGCCGGAGGACGTGCCGGAGGGCAAGCAGACCGACTTCTACCGCTCGGTCGCCACGCAGGAGGGGGAGACCGCCTGCTTTTCGTGGATCGAATGGCCCGACAAGGCCACGCGCGACAGGGCCTTCGCCAAGATGATGGAGAATGAAGACCTGATGGCGATCCCCGTGCCGTTCGACGGCAAAAGGATGATCTTCGGCGGCTTCGAACCGATCGTCGTATTGGAGAAAGGCAATGGCTAA